A single genomic interval of Trichosurus vulpecula isolate mTriVul1 chromosome 6, mTriVul1.pri, whole genome shotgun sequence harbors:
- the GRK2 gene encoding beta-adrenergic receptor kinase 1: MADLEAVLADVSYLMAMEKSKATPAARASKKILLPEPSIRSVMQKYLEDRGEVTFEKIFSQKLGYLLFRDFCLNHTEEAKPLVEFYDEIKKYEKLDSEEDRAIKSREIFDSYIMKELLSCSHPFSKSATEHVQSRLLKKQVPPDLFQPYIEEICQRLRDDVFHKFIESEKFTRFCQWKNVELNIHLTMNDFSVHRIIGRGGFGEVYGCRKADTGKMYAMKCLDKKRIKMKQGETLALNERIMLSLVSTGDCPFIVCMSYAFHTPDKLSFILDLMNGGDLHYHLSQHGVFSESDMRFYAAEIILGLEHMHSRFVVYRDLKPANILLDEFGHVRISDLGLACDFSKKKPHASVGTHGYMAPEVLQKGVAYDSSADWFSLGCMLFKLLRGHSPFRQHKTKDKHEIDRMTLTMAVELPESFSPELRSLLEGLLQRDVNRRLGCLGRGAQEVKEDPFFKSVDWQMVLLQKYPPPLIPPRGEVNAADAFDIGSFDEEDTKGIKLLDSDQELYRNFPLTISERWQQEVAETVFDTVNSETDRLEARKKAKNKQLGHEDDYALGKDCIMHGYMSKMGNPFLTQWQRRYFYLFPNRLEWRAEGEAPQSLLTMEEIQSVEETQIKERKCILLKIRGGKQFILQCDSDPELAQWKKELRDACREAQQLVQRVPKMKNKPRSPVVELSKMPLTQRGSANGL, translated from the exons ATGGCGGACCTGGAGGCCGTGCTGGCCGACGTGAGCTACCTGATGGCCATGGAGAAGAGCAAGGCCACGCCGGCCGCGCGGGCCAGCAAGAAGATCCTGCTGCCCGAGCCCAG CATCCGAAGCGTCATGCAGAAGTATCTCGAAGACCGAGGGGAGGTGACCTTTGAGAAGATTTTCTCTCAGAAGCTTG GTTACCTGCTCTTCAGAGACTTCTGCCTGAACCACACGGAGGAGGCCAAGCCGCTAGTGGAATTCTATGATGAG ATCAAGAAATATGAGAAGTTAGACTCCGAGGAGGATCGTGCCATCAAAAGCCGGGAGATCTTTGATTCATACATCATGAAGGAGCTGCTGTCCTGCTCACAT CCTTTCTCAAAGAGTGCCACTGAGCATGTACAGAGTCGGCTCCTAAAGAAGCAGGTACCCCCTGACCTGTTCCAG CCATACATTGAGGAGATCTGCCAGAGACTTCGGGACGATGTGTTCCACAAATTCATTGAGAG TGAGAAGTTCACTCGGTTTTGCCAGTGGAAGAATGTGGAGCTTAACATCCAT CTGACCATGAACGACTTCAGCGTGCACCGAATCATTGGCCGAGGCGGCTTTGGGGAGGTCTACGGCTGCCGGAAAGCCGACACAGGCAAGAT GTACGCCATGAAGTGTCTGGATAAGAAGCGCATCAAGATGAAGCAAGGGGAGACGCTGGCCCTGAACGAGCGGATCATGCTGTCCCTTGTCAGCACTGGG GACTGCCCCTTCATTGTCTGCATGTCCTATGCGTTCCACACTCCAGACAAGCTCAGTTTTATCCTGGACCTCATGAATG GCGGGGACCTGCACTACCATCTGTCCCAGCACGGAGTCTTCTCGGAGTCAGACATGCGCTTCTACGCCGCCGAGATCATCCTGGGCCTGGAGCACATGCACAGTCGATTCGTGGTTTACCGAGACTTGAAG CCCGCTAACATTCTGTTGGATGAGTTTGGTCATGTGCGCATTTCGGACCTGGGCCTGGCTTGTGACTTCTCCAAGAAGAAGCCTCATGCCAGCGT GGGCACCCATGGCTACATGGCGCCCGAGGTCCTGCAGAAGGGGGTGGCCTATGACAGCAGTGCTGACTGGTTCTCTCTGGGCTGCATGCTCTTCAAACTACTGAGAGG GCACAGCCCCTTCCGCCAGCACAAGACCAAGGACAAACATGAGATCGACCGCATGACACTAACGATG GCTGTGGAGCTGCCAGAGTCCTTTTCACCAGAATTACGCTCCCTTCTGGAAGGGCTGCTTCAGAGGGATGTCAACCGGAGGCTGGGCTGCCTTGGTCGAGG GGCTCAGGAGGTGAAGGAGGACCCTTTCTTTAAGAGCGTGGACTGGCAAATGGTTTTACTGCAGAAG TACCCACCTCCCCTGATCCCACCACGAGGCGAAGTGAATGCTGCTGACGCCTTCGATATCGGCTCTTTTGATGAGGAGGACACAAAAGGAATCAAG CTGCTGGACAGTGACCAGGAGCTCTATCGAAACTTCCCCCTCACGATCTCCGAGCGGTGGCAGCAAGAAGTGGCTGAGACGGTCTTTGACACGGTAAACTCTGAGACTGACCGGCTAGAGGCCCGAAAGAAAGCCAAGAACAAGCAGCTGGGTCATGAAGATG ATTACGCCCTTGGCAAAGACTGCATCATGCACGGCTACATGTCCAAGATGGGCAATCCCTTCCTCACCCAGTGGCAGCGGCGTTACTTCTACCTGTTTCCCAATCGGCTTGAGTGGCGGGCCGAGGGCGAGGCGCCG CAGAGCCTTCTGACCATGGAGGAGATTCAGTCTGTGGAAGAGACCCAGATCAAAGAGAGGAAGTGCATCCTGCTCAAGATCCGAGGTGGCAAACAGTTCATCCTCCAGTGTGAT agcGACCCGGAGCTGGCTCAGTGGAAGAAGGAGCTGCGGGATGCCTGCCGAGAGGCGCAGCAGCTGGTGCAGCGGGTCCCCAAGATGAAGAATAAGCCTCGATCGCCCGTGGTGGAGCTGAGCAAGATGCCGCTGACGCAGCGGGGCAGCGCCAATGGCCTCTGA
- the ANKRD13D gene encoding ankyrin repeat domain-containing protein 13D, whose product MAGPGPTYPLHRLVWANRHRELEAALHSRQHDIELVDPRGRTPLELAVSLGNLESVRVLLRHNANVGKENRQGWAVLQEAVSTGDPEIVQLVLQYRDYQRATQRLAGIPELLNKLCQAPDFYVEMKWEFTSWVPLVSKMCPSDVYRVWKRGQSLRVDTSLLGFEHMTWQRGRRSYIFKGQEAGALVMEVDHDQQVVRTETLALALHEPEALLAAMQPSEEHVASRLTSPIVSTHLDTRNVAFERNKCGIWGWRSEKLEVVSGYEAKVYSANNVELVTRTRTEHLSDQDKARTKGGKTPFQSFLGMAQQHSAHNGAPVLQSASPTNPTAISPEEYFDPNFSLEARNIGRPIEMSSKVQRFKATLWLSEDHPLSLGDQVTPIIDLMAISNAHFAKLRDFITLRLPPGFPVKIEIPLFHVLNARITFSNLCGCDEPLSSVWVPSPSPRSTESTCHAAGSPFPCEVDPAVFEVPEGYSVLGAGHNEPLRDEDDDLLQFAIQQSLLEAGTETEQVTIWEALTNTRPGPDLHSPPPAYEEQLQLERALQESLLPPSGPGGLGSPRLTPSSLSPPSFDEQLRLALELSSREQEERERRGQQEEEELQRILRLSLTDH is encoded by the exons ATGGCCGGCCCCGGCCCGACCTACCCGCTCCACCGGCTCGTCTGGGCCAACCGGCACCGGGAGCTGGAGGCCGCGCTGCACAGCCGCCAG CACGACATCGAGTTAGTAGATCCTCGGGGTCGGACCCCGCTGGAGCTGGCCGTGTCCCTGGGGAACTTGGAGTCAGTCCGAGTACTGCTCCGGCACAATGCCAACGTGGGCAAGGAGAACCGCCAGGGCTGGGCAG TCCTTCAGGAGGCTGTCAGTACTGGGGATCCTGAGATAGTCCAGCTGGTGTTGCAATACCGGGATTACCAACGGGCCACCCAGAGGTTGGCAGGCATCCCTGAACTCCTCAATAAACTTTGCCAG GCACCTGATTTCTATGTAGAGATGAAGTGGGAATTCACCAGCTGGG TGCCCCTCGTATCAAAGATGTGCCCAAGTGATGTATACCGCGTGTGGAAGCGTGGCCAGAGCCTTCGTGTGGACACCAGCCTCCTGGGCTTCGAGCATATGACTTGGCAGCGGGGCCGGCGGAGCTATATCTTCAAGGGCCAGG AGGCCGGCGCCCTGGTGATGGAAGTGGACCATGACCAGCAGGTGGTACGCACGGAGACCCTGGCGCTGGCCCTGCACGAGCCTGAGGCCCTGCTGGCGGCCATGCAGCCTAGTGAGGAACACGTGGCAAGCCGGCTCACCTCACCCATCGTGTCCACTCACCTGGATACCCGAAATGTTGCCTTTGAGAG GAACAAATGTGGGATCTGGGGCTGGCGGTCAGAGAAGCTGGAAGTTGTCAGCGGCTATGAGGCCAAG gtATACAGTGCCAACAATGTGGAGCTCGTGACCAGGACCCGGACGGAACATCTCTCTGATCAGGACAAGGCCAGGACCAAAG GGGGGAAGACACCCTTCCAGTCCTTCCTGGGGATGGCCCAGCAGCATTCAGCCCACAATGGG GCCCCTGTGCTGCAGTCAGCCAGTCCCACCAACCCCACGGCCATCTCCCCGGAGGAGTACTTTGACCCCAACTTCAGCCTGGAGGCACGGAACATCGGCCGCCCCATTGAGATGTCCAGCAAAGTGCAACG GTTCAAAGCCACCCTCTGGCTGAGCGAGGATCACCCCCTGTCTCTGGGTGACCAGGTGACACCCATCATCGACCTCATGGCCATTAGCAATGCCCACTTTGCCAAACTTCGGGACTTCATCACCTTGCGCCTCCCACCAGGCTTCCCTGTCAAGATTG AGATCCCCTTATTCCACGTGCTCAACGCCCGGATCACCTTCAgcaacctatgtggatgtgatgAACCACTGAGCTCTGTGTGGGTGCCATCTCCCAGCCCCAGGTCCACAGAATCCACCTGCCATGCTGCTG GGAGCCCCTTTCCCTGTGAGGTGGACCCGGCTGTGTTTGAGGTACCCGAGGGGTACagtgtgctgggtgctgggcacAATGAGCCCCTGAGGGACGAAGATGATGATCTCCTGCAGTTTGCCATCCAGCAGAGCCTGCTAGAGGCTGGGACGGAGACAGAGCAG gTGACTATCTGGGAAGCTCTGACCAACACCCGGCCAGGCCCAGACCTCCACTCTCCCCCACCTGCCTATGAAGAACAGTTGCAGCTGGAGCG GGCCCTCCAGGAGAGCCTGCTGCCACCTTCAGGACCTGGGGGCCTGGGGTCCCCTCGCCTGACCCCTTCTTCCCTgagcccccccagctttgacGAGCAGCTGCGCCTGGCCCTGGAACTGTCCTCCCGGgagcaggaggagagagagaggaggggtcagcaggaagaggaggagcttCAGCGAATTCTGCGGCTCTCCCTCACTGACCACTGA